A window of the Oncorhynchus masou masou isolate Uvic2021 chromosome 13, UVic_Omas_1.1, whole genome shotgun sequence genome harbors these coding sequences:
- the LOC135553443 gene encoding von Willebrand factor A domain-containing protein 5A-like — protein sequence MFRDSSNGIEEYTTSVTGFINKCIEDVVPTETVRSLMGDPVVMLSLYPEFPKDVMSSMTSHGEFLFVVDRSGSMECPMHLGSGSQDRISSARDTLLLLLKSLPMGCYFNIIGFGSSYESFFPKSVEYSQKTMDEALQKVKEMRADLGGTEILQPLKHIYSQPCLPDR from the exons atgttccgggattcttccaatggcattgaggagtacaccacatctgtcactggctttatcaataagtgcatcgaggatgtcgtccccacagagACTGTAC gCTCCTTAATGGGTGACCCAGTGGTTATGTTGAGCTTGTACCCAGAGTTCCCCAAGGATGTGATGTCATCGATGACCTCACACGGGGAGTTCCTGTTTGTAGTGGATCGCTCTGGCAGCATGGAATGCCCCATGCACCTTGGGTCTGGGTCACAGGACCGTATTAGCAGTGCCagg GATACTCTGCTGCTCTTGCTGAAAAGCCTGCCCATGGGCTGCTACTTCAACATCATCGGCTTTGGGTCCAGTTATGAGTCCTTCTTTCC TAAGAGTGTGGAGTACAGCCAGAAGACTATGGATGAGGCTCTGCAGAAGGTGAAAGAAATGAGGGCTGACCTGGGAGGTACAGAGATCCTCCAGCCTTTAAAACATATCTACAGCCAGCCCTGCCTCCCCGACAGGTAG